The Fulvivirga maritima genome segment CCATAAAACTAGGCTGGAGAGTGGGCCTACGTGTCCACCACATTCTCTTCCTTCGAAAACAAAACCTTTGGCTCCTTCTTTCAGATACATGTCTAGCAGGCTGGTTGAGGGCACATGAAGAAAGGTTTTAATTCCTAATTCTTCTAAGGGCTTGGCTTGAGAGGGTCTGCCGCCAGCAATAAGTACTACCGGGGGCTTCGCGTCTTTGATATACTTCATTTGCTCATCTCTGAGTTCCTGAGGGGCAAAGCCAAGAATACCCACTCCCCAGGTTTTATCGCCAGCCAGCTTTTTGGTGTTTTCTATCATGTCAATAGCTTTCTGTCCTTTTACCAGGGACAGGGCGATAAAGGGTAAACCTCCGGCCTCAGCTACAGCATTGGCAAACTCAGGTTCATCACTCACCCGGGTCATAGGTCCCTGGGCGATAGGATATTTTATATTGAAGGTGCTGGCGAAAGCATTGCCAGGAGCAAGGACAGGGATGGATTTGGCTTGTTTAATATGAGCGTGAATAGCTTCCTGAAGACCTCGAACCATTTTTTTGATGGTGTTGAATTTAGCCTTTAGGTTTCTGGCTATATTAATATCCTGACCTATAGTTATGATAGATTCGCTAATATCTAAGCCACCAAGTAAGGGCTCCAGATCCTTAAAAGTAGGAGCTTCTGGTAGTTTAGGTGAGTTAGGCCTAATCAATACACGGTGACCGTCTATGAGCTTGGTATCAGTGCCATCTACTTTGCTTAGTGTGTCTTTTAATGCTTGTGGCAGTTTACTTTCGCTGAAGAGAGCCAGCTGACTGTCTAATACTACACCCGAGGCTCCTGCCATAATGAGAGCCGGAGAGGTATGTAAACCAGCACCACCCTGAATTAAAATGGGTAAAGAAATAACCTCTTTAATCCTTTGGAATAAAATGAAACTAGACTCATAGGCTACTTTGCCAGCACTTTCATTACCTTTTATAATGATAGCATCGGCTTGTTTATCCTGCGCTTCTTTGGCCTCTGTAGCATTAGTAACTTGTATATACCACTCCTTGCCTTTAGGGAGGGTAAGGTTTACTGTGCTGGAAGAGATGACAGAAGTGACTTGCTCTGGAAGTTCCAGATCAGCTAATTCTTGTGTTTCAATACAAACGCCGAATGGTTTGTAAGTTTTTTCAGTAAGTAGATTTAGAGCCTCTATGGCTTTTTCTTTGTTTCTACCCAGATGTAATACTGGATAGGCAGCGGTTTTCAAAATAGAGAGTACAAGGCTTACATCTGGATACTCACATGGAGTAACCATAAAAATTTTATACATGCTCATAGGTCAGGTGGTTTAGGTGAATAAGTTTTGAGTAACTCTAATACGTAAGGGTTTTTACAACCTTAAATATTAAAGTAAGTAGCAGTAGTGAGTAGCATGAGTTGTATAAAATCAAATTCTATACTTTCAAGTAAGGATAAATTCCTTAGAAAAAATAGGACTAAATGGAGTGACTCTGTAAAATGTAAGCTTTAGTTTTATAATTAACATCAGTTTCTTGCTATCGAGGATAGAAAACGATTTAAATGGAGGCTTATTTATGGTTTAATAATAATTGTAAACTTGTATTAATGTAAGAAACCATATACTTTTTTAATAAACCGTAGCTTTTACGTTTTGGAAATGAGTAATGAATTAGAATACTTACTTGAGATGAATGGTAAGGGAGTAAAATCTATGGTTATTCAATTATTTACCGATGTTATTCTTAACAATATTTAAATATTCAAATAATATCCATTGTTATATACGGTTGTTTGTTTTGTGAAAGAACTAAAATTCAGGCACTTAAATAATTACGGGCTCATATAAATTGTTAATATGAGCCCGTTTTATCTTCAATAGTAAATCATGATGTTTTCACTGACTGGGATTCATATTATAGAATGGATCCAAAGTGTCTCGTAGCCATTTGGTGCGATAACCCATTTGTGAAACCTTACATATTTCTTCTATATTCTCCGCCTACTTCAAACAAAGCATGTGTTATTTGCCCAAGTGAACAAACTTTAGAGGCTTCCATTAAAGCAGTGAATATATTTTCATTCTCAATGGCCACTTTTTTAATGGTTTCTAACTCTTGTTCAGCTTTAGAAGAATAGTGTTTATGTAGATTATTCAACATGTCTATTTGATATTCCTTTTCTTCTTTAGTGGCTCTTATCACTTCTTGGGGTATGATAGTTGGAGATCCTTGTGCACTTAAAAAGGTGTTTACTCCTATAATAGGGTAGTTTCCTGTGTGTTTAAGTGTTTCATAGTGGAGACTTTCTTCTTGTATTTTACTGCGCTGATACATGGTTTCCATAGCACCAAGTACACCTCCGCGTTCTGTAATACGATCAAACTCGGTAAGTACGGCTTCTTCTACCAGATCAGTGAGTTCTTCTATTATGAATGAACCTTGAAGCGGATTTTCATTTTTAGCCAGACCCAATTCTTTGTTAATGATGAGCTGTATGGCCATCGCCCTTCTTACTGACGCTTCAGTAGGAGTGGTAATTGCTTCATCATAGGCATTGGTATGTAATGAATTACAGTTGTCATAAATAGCATATAGAGCCTGTAACGTGGTTCTAATATCATTAAAGTCAATTTCCTGAGCATGTAAAGATCGTCCCGAGGTTTGAATATGGTATTTGAGCATTTGTGACCTGGCATTAGCTCCATATTTTTCTTTCATAGCTTTGGCCCAAATGCGGCGGGCTACTCTACCTATTACTGCATATTCTGGGTCTATTCCATTAGAAAAGAAGAAAGATAAGTTAGGAGCGAACTTATTGATGTCCATACCACGACTCAGGTAATATTCCACGTAAGTGAAACCATTGGCTAATGTAAAGGCTAGTTGGGTAATGGGGTTGGCACCGGCCTCAGCAATATGATAGCCAGAGATAGACACAGAGTAGAAATTTCTCACATTTTCATTGATGAAATACTCTTGGACATCACCCATCAGTTTAAGCGCGAATTCGGTAGAGAAAATGCAGGTGTTTTGCGCCTGATCTTCTTTTAGTATGTCGGCCTGTACGGTGCCTCTTACCGTAAAGAGTGTCTTTTGTTTGATCTCATTATATACTTCGGCAGGCAGTACCTGATCTCCGGTAACCCCGAGGAGCATAGTGCCTAAGCCATCATTCCCTGCTGGGAGTGGGCCTTGATAGGCTGGCCTTTCCTGTTCGCGACCTTTATAGATAGCCTTTATTTTTTGTTCTACTTCTTTTTCGAGGCCATTTTCTTTGATGTAAATCTCACATTGCTGGTCAATAGCCGCATTCATAAAGAAACCGAGTAGGATAGGAGCTGGGCCATTGATAGTCATAGAAACTGAGGTGTACGGATCGGCCAGGTTAAAGCCAGAGTATAGCTTTTTAGCATCATCGAGGCAGCAGATTGAGACTCCGGCATTACCGATTTTACCATAGATATCTGGTCGGCAATCAGGATCATTACCATATAGCGTAACGGAATCAAAGGCCGTTGATAGTCGTTTGGCTGGCATATCTTTGCTCACATAATGGAAGCGTCTGTTCGTTCTTTCAGGCCCACCTTCTCCGGCAAACATACGGGTAGGATCTTCTCCTTCTCTTTTAAAAGGATAGATTCCCGCGGTATAAGGAAATTCACCAGGAACATTTTCCTGCAAAAGCCATTTTAGTCTATCTCCCCAGCCTTCATACTTAGGAAGGGAAATTTTGGGTATCTGAGTATGAGACAAGCTCTCGGTATGCGTTTTTATGGATATAGTTTTATCTCTAACGCTAAAGGTGTACAGTTCATTTACATATTTTTCTCGCAGAGCATCCCAATCTTCCAGCAGCTTGTTGTTTTTAGGGTCTAGATTAAGAGCAAGCTGATCATAAGTGTCTTGCAAGCCTTGGGTTACGGTGGTTTTATCTTCAATGATACTGGCTGCAATAGTTTCTATAGACTTATTGAGGGCATAGAGCTGCTGAGCTATTTCACCTTGTTCCTGTGTTCGTTGATTATAACTTCTATTACTATCAGCAATTTCTGAGAGATATCGCGTACGGTTGGGAGGTATCACAAATATTTTTTCAGACATCTCATCTGATATTTCGAAGGAGGAGTGGAGGTCCGCTTCCGTTTGGTTGGCTATGATGTCCATCACTTCTTTATAGAGCCTGTTCATACCAGGATCGTTAAACTGCGAAGCAATGGTGCCGTACACCGGCAGATCATCATCAGCAGTTTCCCATAGGCCGTGATTACGTTTATATTGCTTTTTTACATCTCTTAATGCATCTAGAGAGCCTCTTTTATCAAACTTGTTTACCGCTATAATATCAGCGAAATCCAGCATGTCGATTTTTTCCAGCTGCGTAGCAGCACCATACTCAGGAGTCATAACATACAGGCTCACATCAGAATGGTCGGTAATTTCTGTGTCTGACTGACCAATGCCGGATGTCTCCAGTATAATCAAATCAAAATTGCTGGCTTTAAGAATTTGAATGGCTTCTTTAATATGCTTAGACAAGGCCAAATTCGATTGCCTGGTAGCCAGAGAGCGCATGTATACTCTTGGGCTTTTAATAGCATTCATTCTAATTCTATCACCCAAGAGTGCACCTCCTGTTTTTCTTTTTGAAGGATCTACAGATATGATAGCTATGGTTTTATCATCAAAATCCATTAGGAATCTTCTCACCAGTTCATCTACTAATGAGGACTTACCAGCACCGCCTGTTCCGGTTATTCCCAGTACAGGAATCTTTACTTTTTCAGCTTGCTGGTGTATGTCATCTAGTTGCTTTTGGTGTTTATCTGGGTAGTTTTCTGCTGCTGAAATAAGCCTGGCAATAGCTGATGGAGATTTTTCTACCAGATGCGAAGCTTCGCCGTTGAGGTTTTCGCCAGTAGCAAAATCACATTGCTCTATCATGTCATTGATCATACCTTGCAGACCCATAGAGCGCCCGTCATCAGGTGAGTAGATTCTGCTGATGCCGTAGTCATGCAGTTCTTTGATCTCTTCAGGTAAGATAACACCACCACCGCCACCAAATATCTTGATGTGTCCGGCACCTTTTTCTTTGAGGAGGTCATGCATGTATTTGAAGTATTCTGTATGACCACCCTGGTATGAGGTCATGGCTATGGCCTGAGCATCTTCTTGAATGGCGGTGTTGACCACTTCTTCAACACTTCGGTCGTGGCCTAGATGTATTACTTCGCAGCCGGTAGATTGTATAATACGGCGCATGATGTTAATAGCTGCATCATGACCATCGAACAGGCTAGCTGCCGTGACTATTCTAATTTTATGCTTTGGTTTATAAGGAGTTGCTTGCTTCATGAGGGCATTCGTTTATTATCAAAAATAAAGAATTATTCATGATTAAGCTAACAAGCATTAGTTAGGAGGAGGATGTGAAAGGAAAACGTTTAGCCTTTAAACGAAAAAAGCCTTGATGCGGCTGCACCAAGGCTTTTCTTATAGTCTTCTGAAGCTTATTCAGCTACTACTTTAATGCTAATTTCATGCTTCACATCTCTGTGTAAGTCGATAGTAGCAGTGTACTCTCCAAGATCTTTGATATTTTCGTTGAAAGAGATTCTCTTTTTATCGATATCAAAACCTTTAGATTTTAACTTCTCAGCTACCTGATTAGCAGTAATAGCACCGAAAATTTTACCGCTTTCACCAGCTTTAGTTCCTAACTCAATAGTTAGATCACCAATGCTAGCAGCAATGTCTTCAGCATCTTTCTTAATTTTCTCTGCTTTGTGAGCCGCTTGTTTGATGTTTTCAGCGATCATTTTAGCATTAGACTTGCTGGCAATGATAGCAAACCCCTGAGGGATCAAATAATTACGACCGTAACCTGGTTTCACCTCTACAGTGTCATTCTTGTAACCAAGTCCTTGTATATCTTGTTTTAATATTACTTCCATGATAAATAAAGTCTTTTCTTATTTTAAAGAATCGGTTACATAAGGTAATAAAGCTAAATGTCTTGCTCTTTTTACAGCTTGAGACACTTTCTTTTGGAATTTCAGGCTAGTACCAGTAATTCTTCTAGGCAATATTTTACCTTGCTCGTTTACAAACTTCAACAAGAAATCAGGATCCTTGTAGTCTATATATTTAATACCGTTCTTTTTGAAACGACAGTATTTGTTTTTATTCTCGTTCCTGTTTACAGGTTCGTTCATTAATGTCATGATGCAGCCTCCTCTTTAGCTTTTTTCTTATCTTTTCTAAATGCTCCTTTTCTACGCTTTTCGTTGTACTCAATAGCGTGTTTGTCTAATGAAACTGTAAGAAATCTCATTATAGCTTCATCTCTTCTGAATTCAGTCTCTAGTTTATCTACAAGCTCAGGATTCGCCTCAAATTCAACCAGGTTATAGAAGCCAGTAGATTTATGCTGGATAGGATAAGCCAGCTTTTTAAGTCCCCACTGTTCTTCGTTGATG includes the following:
- a CDS encoding methylmalonyl-CoA mutase family protein translates to MKQATPYKPKHKIRIVTAASLFDGHDAAINIMRRIIQSTGCEVIHLGHDRSVEEVVNTAIQEDAQAIAMTSYQGGHTEYFKYMHDLLKEKGAGHIKIFGGGGGVILPEEIKELHDYGISRIYSPDDGRSMGLQGMINDMIEQCDFATGENLNGEASHLVEKSPSAIARLISAAENYPDKHQKQLDDIHQQAEKVKIPVLGITGTGGAGKSSLVDELVRRFLMDFDDKTIAIISVDPSKRKTGGALLGDRIRMNAIKSPRVYMRSLATRQSNLALSKHIKEAIQILKASNFDLIILETSGIGQSDTEITDHSDVSLYVMTPEYGAATQLEKIDMLDFADIIAVNKFDKRGSLDALRDVKKQYKRNHGLWETADDDLPVYGTIASQFNDPGMNRLYKEVMDIIANQTEADLHSSFEISDEMSEKIFVIPPNRTRYLSEIADSNRSYNQRTQEQGEIAQQLYALNKSIETIAASIIEDKTTVTQGLQDTYDQLALNLDPKNNKLLEDWDALREKYVNELYTFSVRDKTISIKTHTESLSHTQIPKISLPKYEGWGDRLKWLLQENVPGEFPYTAGIYPFKREGEDPTRMFAGEGGPERTNRRFHYVSKDMPAKRLSTAFDSVTLYGNDPDCRPDIYGKIGNAGVSICCLDDAKKLYSGFNLADPYTSVSMTINGPAPILLGFFMNAAIDQQCEIYIKENGLEKEVEQKIKAIYKGREQERPAYQGPLPAGNDGLGTMLLGVTGDQVLPAEVYNEIKQKTLFTVRGTVQADILKEDQAQNTCIFSTEFALKLMGDVQEYFINENVRNFYSVSISGYHIAEAGANPITQLAFTLANGFTYVEYYLSRGMDINKFAPNLSFFFSNGIDPEYAVIGRVARRIWAKAMKEKYGANARSQMLKYHIQTSGRSLHAQEIDFNDIRTTLQALYAIYDNCNSLHTNAYDEAITTPTEASVRRAMAIQLIINKELGLAKNENPLQGSFIIEELTDLVEEAVLTEFDRITERGGVLGAMETMYQRSKIQEESLHYETLKHTGNYPIIGVNTFLSAQGSPTIIPQEVIRATKEEKEYQIDMLNNLHKHYSSKAEQELETIKKVAIENENIFTALMEASKVCSLGQITHALFEVGGEYRRNM
- the rplI gene encoding 50S ribosomal protein L9, with translation MEVILKQDIQGLGYKNDTVEVKPGYGRNYLIPQGFAIIASKSNAKMIAENIKQAAHKAEKIKKDAEDIAASIGDLTIELGTKAGESGKIFGAITANQVAEKLKSKGFDIDKKRISFNENIKDLGEYTATIDLHRDVKHEISIKVVAE
- the rpsR gene encoding 30S ribosomal protein S18; protein product: MTLMNEPVNRNENKNKYCRFKKNGIKYIDYKDPDFLLKFVNEQGKILPRRITGTSLKFQKKVSQAVKRARHLALLPYVTDSLK
- the rpsF gene encoding 30S ribosomal protein S6 yields the protein MKNYETVFILNPVLSEEQMKDTVAKFVQVLKDGEANIINEEQWGLKKLAYPIQHKSTGFYNLVEFEANPELVDKLETEFRRDEAIMRFLTVSLDKHAIEYNEKRRKGAFRKDKKKAKEEAAS